tttttttttttggtagttctCCCCACTTCGTGCCCAGCCATAAATTCATTAGAAAAGGAGGTACTTCATTCACAGCACGAGATCGGAACGCAAAACGAAATTGAATCCTCGCCGCAATCAGTAATTCCTTCGGACTTAGACGTAATCTCGATCTCATTAATGAATTCGCATCGATATTAAATCACGATGATTTCGGTTTGCACTGCTATTTGAACTTAAAAGGCAGCCGAAATCGtgttatattcaaatatttttaatatttatgacGTGTTTCTTATTATGCTAGTCATTTAAATCGAATAAACGTTATCACGACGACGGAAGATAAATACCGAACGAGCCAGATGCATGCATTCCCTtgccgactttttttttttttttggttattggTGGTGGTAGCTAACTAAATTCATGTACAACCATTTATTACGAATCTCCAATTCCAACCACAttcatcccatcccatcccctcaagaaaattttcctaaaaaaccCTAGAATCCCTCGATTTGTGGGccccaaaaattttgaattccatGACCGAacatctctctcgctctctctccatTTAAAATCTCCCCCCTCAAAACTTGTCATCTCccctatcttcaacacccacaGCCTCATTTCTCCGCCATAGACGCCCTAGCAAAACCCTAGCCCTCCACTCCACTCTCCCCCCATCACCACCAACCCCCAAGAAAATGGCGAAGAAGAAGgtgcaccaccaccaccactcccACGAAGAAGCCCCTCACAGCGACACCCACCCGGGCCACCAccaccccaaccccaaccccatgGACCAAGATGACAGCGCTTCGTCGGAGAAGCTCGAGAGCCTCAAGTCCCTCAACGCCATGCTCCTCAAGGAGACCTACGAGCGGAGGCACCAGGTCGATTCCCTGGAGCGCGCCAAGAATGCTCTGGAGAGCCAGCTGGCTCGGTTCGGCGGCGAGAAGGAGGCGCTCGAGGCCGAGTTGGGTCGGGCGGGTCGGGAGAGCGTCGGGCTGGCGCTCGAGAAGGGCGTCATTTGCGCTTTCTTGGAGACCCAGATGGTTGAAATCGGTGCTCGGGTGGAGAGGTTGGTGAAGCGGAGGGACGCGGAGGTGGACGGGTTGAGGGAGAGAGTGCGCGTGCTCGTCGATAGCCTCGAGAAGGAGAGAGTGGTTCTGAGCGACGTGAGCGGGGAGAGGGATTTGGCGAAGGCGGAGAGCGCGGGTTTGGTTGAGAAGGCGAACCTGTTGAAGGAGAGCCTGAGTGAGATGGAGAAAGTGAGGAGGAATCTGGAAGGGAGTTTCGAGAGGTTGAAGTTGCAGAATGAGAAGTTGGTCAGGGAGAAAGAGGAAGGGGAGAGAGCAATTGAGGCGGTGACGAGGGAAAGAGATTCCGCCAAAAATAGTTTAGCCCAGGCTGGGATTGAGGCCAGTGAACTGAAGGGTAGAGTTGAGGAACTCGTGAGGGTCAATAAGGGTTTGGAGATGGGAGAAAATGGGCAGCTAGTGGAGATGAATGAATTGGAGAAGGAAATGGCTGTCTTGAATGAGGTTGTGGTGAGTTTGAGAAGAGAGGAGGGGAAACTGAGAGAAAGGGTCTCCGAATTGGAGAACAAATGCGATGCGGcgattgaaaaggaaaaggagatggTTGGGCGGATTAATGGTTTGAGTGAGGAAAACCAGGAGAAGGGAGAGACAATCGATAAGCTGAGAGAAAAGAACAATTCAGCAGAGAGGCTGTTGAAGGTGGCTGAGAAAAAATTGGAGGAGAAGGAGCGGCTTATGGAGGGGATAGTTCGGAAGAAACTCGAGATTGAAGAGGCGAATTATTGTAAGCAGAATGAGATTGCAGGGTTGCTCAGAGAGGTCGGTGAACTGAAGAATGAGATTACTCGATTAGAATTTTCTTTACGAGATCAAGTGGACAAGAACAAGGCTTTGATATCTGAACTTAGCTCTTGTAGAGAAGCTAGCGATCGAGTCACTCTAGAGAGGGACACTGTCCAGAAGGCTCTGGATGAGGAGAAACAGAATGCCTTGAATTTGAGGTCTGCGGCTTCTGAAATGAAGAGCAGAGTAGATGAAACCGTGGAGGAGTTGATGCACAtaaggagtgagagagagaacttGGTTTTGCAGAACAAGAGCGTCCAAAGCAAATTCGAGTtgtctgaaaaagaaaaggaattgcTTGAGAAGAAGGTCTCAGATGCACAGCGAACTATTGAAGACTTGGAGGCGAAAATCTCATCTGCTGGTATCAAGTTGGAGCGAACATTGGCTGCCGTCTTGAAGAGAACTGCAGCTGTAGTGAATCCTGTACAGGACGAGACTAATGGTAGAGAGGAGGCATTCGAAGAACAGAAGCTCGAGGAAGATTTTCAACCATTGGCCAGGGAATTAGAAGCCATCAAGAGTGCTTTCCTGATCAAAGAGTCCCTGGTGGAAGATCTAAACTGGCAGATGAAGTTGCTGCAAGACTCTGCAGCCAAGGCACATAAGGAAAAGGGCTTTTGGACTTTGCTTTCCTCGGCAACCACATTGCTCGCCGCAGCATCAGTCGCGTACTTTGCCAGGGGACGATGATACATAGTAGTTTCTACGTTAGCCGTGTCTGTTGCGATGGCTAGTGAGTACTTTCACTTGCCTGATAAACCGATGAAGTTACGTTAGAAGGCACGATTTTGATTCATGCCGTTTTTGCTGTCCCTTTAAACATGATATGCAGAACAATAATGTGCTTCAACATTCTGGAAATGCTTATTCAGAGTGATGTCTGAATCTGAATCCTCCCTTTGAATTCAAAGATTGAAGTAGTATCTACATTTTCTCATGTTCTGGCCGTTTAACTTTTTGTCTCTGGTGATCTCTTGTAGTGTTCTTCCACAGTTCTGTTGGTAATGGTGGAAACTTGCTCCCATGATTAGATGAACATGTCTTCAAACATCATATAGATGATTTACTGACAGCTGGGACCATGAACTTTGCCATCAAGAAGCATCTTGAAgccatacaaaaaaaaactaccgTCGCCTTAAAAATCTCTAATTTGCATCTCCTCCGAACTTAGAAAACACATTTACCTTGAAACCCTACCCAtctcttccctctccctctctcttcctccaccCTCCTCCACACTTAAATCTTGCGtagcgatctctctctctctctctctctctctctctctctctctctaccccacCACTTGTCACCGCTGCCACCGTCGTGAGCTATGAGCTCAGCCGCGCGGGGCTTGCGTGAGCCCGACGAGCTCCATGGTAGAGCTCGCAGCGACCATGCGTGCTTTGTCACGTGACCTTTGTGACAAAGCTTGCAGGTCTCTCATCTCGTGGCAGCAGCCAGGGGAGACCAGGCCCCCACCAGGTCTCCCCACCTCGATCAACGACCATCCCCGGCCTCGAGTTTGAGTTTGGCAACGGTCGGGGAAGGCAGGGAGCTAGGCCAGAAGGTGGTGGCAGGCCGGTGACCGGCAGGAGAGTTCTGgtgaaggaaagagaaatgtGTGTTCGGGTTtgtggttttcttttccttcagaAGGAAAATGACTATTTCTGAGGTTGCGAGGATGGAGGTTAAAATGAATGAGTTCCGTGGCCTGAGCCAACTAGACAGCCGGACATCTATGGGCAAATAGCAAACAATCTACACCATGGTTCGTTGCTGGCAATTTCATGTGTTGAACTTGAAATAATGCCACCACAAGTATCACAAACTTCACACGCGTTCACTTGAATATAATAACTTCTTTTGATCGCTTAAGTATTATAacttgtaaaaaaaattcatttgaatgcCGTAATTTTGaattgatcacttaaatgtcataattttttaggAACGTGCAAAATACCGACATAATATAGCACTCGTGACAAATATCTTCAAAATGTTATGGCACACAAAGTGATAAAAATAAAGTTATGGCTGATCACTGATCAGCGAACACGTTTTCCAATCAACAAGAAAGACAATTTGCATGTATGCCGGTTTGCAGCTGTTGTTTGCCAGCCAGTACCGTCCTTAATGTAGTAGCTCCAGCGCCTTTAAATCCCTGGTGGAAGTTCTCAAATGCTCGAGTGGTCCATTCAATCCATCCAGGAACCAACCACCCTCATTTGAACCATCCACTGccaaaatcaaatccaatttcggcatttttcctttccttttccaaaGAGCAGGGCATCCAAGAACTAAGGAGAACGAATGAAATATCAAATCAAATCCCAGATAAATGCCAATTGGTCATTAGGAACGTCCTCTCAATCATTGAATCACGCCCTTCTGTGCTTTGCGAGCACAATTCTGGCTCAACAAGGATGCAACTTCAATGGCCAGAGATGGCCTGTGTCTGCTGCTTCTTCCCACTGAGTACGCACTTTGGAAGCTGGTAGCGAAACCAACAGAGCTGCTGGCCTGGTACTCAATAGCGCATCAGCATCAGAGAAGCTGCATTACGCTAGGCACATTAATACAGAACGGCATCGTTCAAGCTATACTTAACATGAATCAGTATGCCAGTGATCGATTCGTTCACCTGGTTATTTGAGAAGACAACTGAAGCAAAGATCCTTCGGGAAAAAGACATGATGAAAATAGGGACTTCACTGACAAACGAAGGCATGGACCTGGTTTCGAAGACACAGCAACATACAAGAGAGTAAACTGTACATTTATCTCTTCTTTCGAGTGGACAGAGATCTCTCATAGCTTATAACATGAATGAGCAAGCACTTCCAAGGGGAGAGAGTCGAATTGAACTAACAAAATACATCACCCAGAAGAGTACTATAGTTAAGACCAGTCCATCAAGACTAAGAGCTTTCATATAAGTAGATTATACATTCTATTTACACTTGCCACGGAGAGAAAATTACAAAGATACATGATGACTACAGACAAGGTCAAACAATTTTACATATATGGGGACACTTAACTATATTTGCTAGGTAAAACACCATGGATGATTCCAAATCCATGCGTTCAAATTAGCCGTATGATGTTAGGCAGAACGGCGATCCCGGTTGATTAGCCCACCAAATACTATTGCCAAACTCCTTCCTTTCCGTTTCACCAGAGAAGTAGCAATTTGAACTTGGTGGGCAAAGCGGACCAAAATAAATAGCTGCAGAATCACTCAGACTGTCGCGAGAACCAAACAAAAGAGATCCAGCTAGATGCTGAATATTGCACATACCCAAACAGCCAGCCTAGTTACCTTAACCAAAAAGAACAAGGCCAAACAGGAGCAACTTCATAGTAACCTGATGATAAGAGCCACGAGTAGTAAACACTGCACATTATATGATACTTACGCATCACTACCATACCGAGCCAGGATTTCAAGCTTCGAATTCCATAGCCAATCCTCAGTCAAGAGCGACACTATCAGCCGTCGGGGTTCACAAAGCTACTAATTTCATCCATCACTGTGTAGAAATGATCATTGTTTGGCAGCAAGTAGAATCCAATTGTCGCCTGCTCCAAAAACAATAGCTTCACCTTCTGGCCAGCCTTCTCTAGCCCTTTAGCATAAGCTAACTGCCAATCTTGGATTAAGTCCAAACCGGCCACAACAACGAGACTCTTAGGGAACTTAATCCCTTCCAGACTTTTTCCTCGGGGACCAAATGGGTTGCATGCAGGATGATCGCGATTTTCACCTTCAGGCAAGAAGGCTCTCCAGTACCAGTCTCGATCTCGTAGGCCAACAAAATATTTCCCATCTAATTTTTTCTCAGACTCTGTCCTCTCCTCTCCACTAAACATTGGATTGAGCAGTATGTTTCCCGATACCTCTATTTCAGCTTCAGCAGCTCTTAGAGCAACGCTGTGTACTATGTTTCCGCCAGAGCTATCACCAGCCAAAAATATGTGCACCTTTGAATCAATTTTACTTTGGAGCCAGGATCTGGAGCTCACCCATTTAAGAGCCGACCACCCATCATCATAGGCACAAGGACATCGATTCTCGGGTGCACGGCGATAGTTCACAGAAACTACAATGGCCTTGCAAATGCCTACTAATCTTCGGCATAAAGTATCATATATGGCACTGTTAGTAGATGAATGTGCGAAACTTCCTCCATGGAAAAAAACAATGACCGGAACGAATTCAGCATCCACAGGCTTCTCGAGATCGCTTAAACTTGGCTGAGGTTCCTCAGTAAAGGCTGGGCGGTAGATCCGGCAAAGGAGGTTTGTTGCGCGATCAATTATAACATCAAACGAGAAGATGCCATCAACAGGGTTCGCATTTGCTGGAACCTTACGATCAAGGAACTCTGCTAGATGGCGGTTAAAGGTTCCATCAGGGCGACGGAGAAGATTGTACTTCAACTTGAAATTGGAAATTAGGACCCACATATTCAGAGGAACAACCATCTGGGCAGACGAAAACGACAAACAATGTTAGATTCCTCATATATGGAAGTAAATACTGTTCAAGTACAGAATGGATAACAGTAGTTGCAAATCCATCTAGGCTAACTTAAAGATCATTGACCCCGTTTGTACCAGTTACTCGCAAGATCATGTCGAAAAAAGAGAATGCAAAAGCATTATGATCATAAGGTAGGAATTCATCAACACCCAGCGGTGGCTGAAGTGTAAGCTGAAAAAGATGTCAAATCCTCACGAGATAGTGGAAACGAAAcgcctaaactggtacatccatCACGCATAAGTTAGCGAAACCGCAGATTAACAAAGGGAGAAAGGTACCCCTAAATGATCATCCAGTCCCAACAGAATCATAGGAACTGTCCACAGCTGAAATATCAGGAAATCAAACCTTTCACAAGCAAGATGACAAATTCAAAGTTATAGAAGATATCCTCAGCTGATACAACAGACAACCATCCAAGGTCCGACCGAAGTCACAAAAACGGCAAAGACTTTGTGAAAAGTACCGTAATTCCAGGATCAAAATACACCTAACTACACAAGATGACAGGATGACAAAGCTATCCCAAGCTTGCCCCCTCTCTCACACCAGAAAACACGCTAGAATATGGGAAGAGAAAAAGGGACATGAACAAACATCACAAAGAAATGGCCAAGAACAAATTACCTTCGATTCACTAAGATTGACTTCATTGCTCCCAGCCATGGAAGTCGAAACCCCAGAGAACAAGCACCCAGATCCTTCCTCCCACCACAACCCCACGCGTCAGATCGTCTCTTCAGACACAACCCAGTTCACAACTCATCACATACTACAACCAGAACAAAAACAGAGCCAATGAAACAAACGGCACGAGCTCGCTAGCCCACTCAGCGATTCTCTCACTCAATGCGTGAGGGAGAGCGAGAAAAAATCAGtcctttttgtttccttgtcCACGAAAAAAGCACCCGGTGTCATCATTAATCTGTCTCTACAGAGAAATGGGAAGAACAAGAGGGAAAGTGAGGAGGAGATATCCAATAGAGAGAAAAGACAAAGGTGAGAGGATAAAAAACCTCTCTGCTGTAATTAAAAGACCAGTACAGAAAGGAATGGAGAGAGAAGGTGGGTGTGACTGGGAGTGTGCGGACGAGGTGAAGGATAAGGAGGTGGGGGTACATTCTAGCTCCTTCTGCAGAGCAAATTCTAAAATGAGCTGCTGGTTACAGagagggaggggagagagagcgaCACAGAGAGTATGGCTGAAAGTAAAACTGTTTCTGTGGGGTCCACACGTCAAAGCCAATCTcctatcattaaaaaaaaatatttagtttttgcttcttttgtttgggataatgaccaaaaaaaaaaaaattttgtgcaatgtGGCGCTTAAAGtttaaaatttgttcaatatgatatttgaactttaactcaaatATGTACTGTCGACCATAAACGTTTTATTTATTCTATGTGATCTCTAAAGCTTTTGCACATGTTCAATTCGGTTTGTATATGTGATCTTACCTGtgtcattaattatttttgttataaaaatttgaatttgacttTAATATctaaacttaaaagaaaaagatatacttttcaaatcaaaaGAACTTTGGAGGAGGAGTTTGGGAGGGTTTTAGTAGGATTGTAAATCTGCTTTTAGGAATTGGAGTTGGTTTTCTCTATCTTTGAtcagaaaattaatttcataaaattcttgtaaaatgtttaaattCCTTGATTGTAGTTTAGAAGTGAACTTAAAGGTAATCTAATCTTCTGTGGCATGATGTTTTATACCTTCGCTTGTCATAGAGCAAGGTTGAATTAACATGGTGTTACTAAGGATGACATTTTGTCATATATCTCTAGATAAAAGGAAATTATAATAAATGTGATTATTAACTACTGAACTATTTGAAAGTCTATATTTAATGCGAAACTTTTCTCTTAAAACTGACTCAAGAGacaccaattttttttgcatattt
The genomic region above belongs to Rhodamnia argentea isolate NSW1041297 chromosome 6, ASM2092103v1, whole genome shotgun sequence and contains:
- the LOC115751676 gene encoding spindle pole body component 110-like, translating into MAKKKVHHHHHSHEEAPHSDTHPGHHHPNPNPMDQDDSASSEKLESLKSLNAMLLKETYERRHQVDSLERAKNALESQLARFGGEKEALEAELGRAGRESVGLALEKGVICAFLETQMVEIGARVERLVKRRDAEVDGLRERVRVLVDSLEKERVVLSDVSGERDLAKAESAGLVEKANLLKESLSEMEKVRRNLEGSFERLKLQNEKLVREKEEGERAIEAVTRERDSAKNSLAQAGIEASELKGRVEELVRVNKGLEMGENGQLVEMNELEKEMAVLNEVVVSLRREEGKLRERVSELENKCDAAIEKEKEMVGRINGLSEENQEKGETIDKLREKNNSAERLLKVAEKKLEEKERLMEGIVRKKLEIEEANYCKQNEIAGLLREVGELKNEITRLEFSLRDQVDKNKALISELSSCREASDRVTLERDTVQKALDEEKQNALNLRSAASEMKSRVDETVEELMHIRSERENLVLQNKSVQSKFELSEKEKELLEKKVSDAQRTIEDLEAKISSAGIKLERTLAAVLKRTAAVVNPVQDETNGREEAFEEQKLEEDFQPLARELEAIKSAFLIKESLVEDLNWQMKLLQDSAAKAHKEKGFWTLLSSATTLLAAASVAYFARGR
- the LOC115751679 gene encoding gibberellin receptor GID1C-like yields the protein MAGSNEVNLSESKMVVPLNMWVLISNFKLKYNLLRRPDGTFNRHLAEFLDRKVPANANPVDGIFSFDVIIDRATNLLCRIYRPAFTEEPQPSLSDLEKPVDAEFVPVIVFFHGGSFAHSSTNSAIYDTLCRRLVGICKAIVVSVNYRRAPENRCPCAYDDGWSALKWVSSRSWLQSKIDSKVHIFLAGDSSGGNIVHSVALRAAEAEIEVSGNILLNPMFSGEERTESEKKLDGKYFVGLRDRDWYWRAFLPEGENRDHPACNPFGPRGKSLEGIKFPKSLVVVAGLDLIQDWQLAYAKGLEKAGQKVKLLFLEQATIGFYLLPNNDHFYTVMDEISSFVNPDG